In Enterobacter sp. 638, a single window of DNA contains:
- a CDS encoding beta-ketoacyl-ACP synthase: MTRRVVITGMGGVTAFGEDWQSVSARLLAYENAVRKMPEWQVYDGLHTLLGAPIDDFTLPEHYTRKRIRAMGRVSLMSTRATEKALEQAGLIGEAVLTNGETGIAYGSSTGSTGPVSEFATMLTEKHTNNITGTTYVQMMPHTTAVNTGLFFGLRGRVIPTSSACTSGSQAIGYAWEAIRHGYQTVMVAGGAEELCPSEAAVFDTLFATSQRNDAPKTTPSPFDTQRDGLVIGEGAGTLILEELEHAKARGATIYGEIVGFATNCDAAHITQPQRETMQICMEKSLKMAGLSARDMGYISAHGTATDRGDLAESQATAAIYGESVPISSLKSYFGHTLGACGALEAWMSLQMMREGWFAPTLNLRQPDEQCGALDYIMGEARQIDCEYLQSNNFAFGGINTSIIIKRWA; encoded by the coding sequence ATGACACGTCGCGTGGTCATTACGGGCATGGGCGGCGTGACCGCCTTTGGTGAGGACTGGCAGTCGGTTTCCGCGAGACTTCTGGCCTATGAAAATGCAGTGCGCAAAATGCCGGAGTGGCAAGTCTACGATGGCCTGCATACCCTGCTGGGTGCGCCGATTGATGATTTCACCCTGCCGGAGCATTACACCCGCAAACGCATCCGTGCGATGGGCCGCGTATCGCTGATGTCGACGCGTGCGACCGAAAAGGCGCTGGAGCAGGCAGGACTTATTGGCGAAGCCGTGCTGACCAACGGCGAAACGGGTATCGCATACGGCTCGTCGACCGGCAGTACGGGTCCAGTGAGTGAATTTGCCACCATGCTCACCGAAAAGCATACCAATAACATTACTGGCACCACTTACGTGCAGATGATGCCGCACACCACGGCGGTCAATACAGGTCTGTTCTTTGGCCTGCGTGGGCGCGTGATCCCAACGTCCAGCGCCTGTACATCGGGTAGCCAGGCGATCGGTTATGCATGGGAAGCCATCCGCCACGGTTATCAGACGGTGATGGTCGCAGGCGGAGCGGAAGAACTTTGTCCGTCTGAAGCGGCGGTGTTCGATACGCTGTTTGCCACTAGCCAGCGTAATGATGCCCCTAAAACCACGCCGTCACCGTTTGATACACAGCGTGACGGTCTGGTGATTGGCGAAGGCGCGGGCACGCTCATTCTCGAAGAGCTGGAGCATGCCAAAGCGCGCGGAGCCACGATCTACGGTGAAATTGTCGGTTTTGCTACCAACTGTGACGCTGCACATATCACTCAGCCGCAGCGCGAAACCATGCAGATTTGCATGGAAAAATCGCTGAAAATGGCCGGATTAAGCGCAAGGGATATGGGCTACATCTCGGCCCACGGTACGGCGACCGATCGCGGTGATTTGGCCGAAAGCCAGGCAACGGCAGCTATCTACGGTGAGAGCGTGCCCATCTCATCGTTGAAGAGTTATTTTGGTCATACGTTAGGAGCCTGCGGAGCGCTAGAAGCGTGGATGAGTCTGCAAATGATGCGTGAAGGCTGGTTCGCCCCAACGCTCAATTTAAGACAACCTGATGAGCAATGCGGCGCTTTAGATTATATTATGGGGGAAGCACGTCAGATTGACTGTGAATATCTGCAAAGCAATAATTTCGCCTTTGGCGGCATTAACACCTCCATCATCATTAAACGTTGGGCGTAA
- the acpT gene encoding 4'-phosphopantetheinyl transferase AcpT, which translates to MYQLVLGKISTLTADPLVSALADRAPQGARRARWLAGRTLLARALSPASLPEIVFGDQGKPAFVDAKPFWFNLSHSGDDIALLMSDEGEVGCDIEVIRPRDNWQALANAVFSVAEHDELEREMPEEKLSAFWRIWTRKEAIVKQRGGSAWQIVSIDSTFKSALNISHCQFGALSLAVCTPTPFTLDDNAVTFL; encoded by the coding sequence ATGTACCAGTTGGTACTGGGAAAAATTTCGACTCTTACCGCTGACCCTTTGGTGTCAGCGCTTGCAGACAGGGCGCCACAGGGTGCTCGTCGCGCCCGCTGGCTGGCGGGTCGTACGCTGCTTGCGCGTGCGTTGTCTCCCGCCTCGTTGCCGGAAATCGTCTTTGGCGATCAGGGGAAACCCGCGTTTGTCGATGCAAAGCCATTCTGGTTCAACCTGAGCCATAGCGGCGATGACATCGCCCTGCTGATGAGCGACGAAGGCGAAGTAGGCTGCGATATCGAAGTGATTCGACCGCGCGATAACTGGCAAGCCCTCGCCAATGCCGTGTTTAGCGTGGCGGAACATGACGAGCTGGAGCGCGAAATGCCAGAAGAAAAACTGTCGGCGTTTTGGCGCATCTGGACGCGCAAAGAGGCGATAGTGAAACAGCGCGGCGGCAGCGCCTGGCAAATTGTCAGTATCGACAGCACCTTCAAATCCGCCCTGAACATCAGCCACTGTCAGTTTGGTGCGCTGAGTCTGGCGGTCTGCACCCCTACCCCCTTTACGCTGGACGACAACGCCGTCACGTTCCTCTGA
- a CDS encoding SDR family NAD(P)-dependent oxidoreductase, with protein MKIDLTGKVALVTASTGGIGFAIARGLAESGAEVIINGRSVESVNKGIQQLQQVVPGVQVRAAIADLSSPDGVESLLKVASNVDILVNNAGIYGPQDFYATDDDTWNNYWQTNVMSGVRLSRALLPGMVQKGWGRVVFISSESACNIPADMIHYGVTKTAQLSLARGLAKFVAGSGVTVNSVLPGPTMSDGFAEMMKDETEKTGKSLETLAKEFVMAHRPSSVIQRAATVEEVANMVVYVCSTQASATSGAALRVDGGVVDDII; from the coding sequence ATGAAAATCGATCTTACGGGGAAAGTCGCACTCGTCACCGCCTCTACCGGCGGCATCGGATTTGCCATTGCACGCGGCCTGGCAGAAAGCGGGGCTGAAGTGATTATTAATGGCCGCAGCGTAGAGTCCGTCAATAAAGGCATTCAGCAGCTTCAGCAGGTTGTGCCTGGCGTTCAGGTTCGCGCGGCGATTGCCGATCTCAGCTCGCCTGACGGCGTCGAATCGCTGCTAAAAGTGGCGTCTAATGTCGATATTCTGGTGAACAACGCCGGGATTTACGGCCCACAGGATTTTTACGCTACCGACGACGACACCTGGAATAACTACTGGCAAACCAACGTGATGTCCGGCGTGCGGCTGTCGCGCGCATTGCTTCCAGGCATGGTGCAAAAAGGCTGGGGCCGCGTGGTGTTTATCTCTTCTGAATCGGCCTGCAATATTCCGGCTGACATGATCCACTACGGCGTGACGAAAACGGCGCAGCTCTCGCTCGCGCGTGGTCTGGCGAAATTCGTCGCCGGAAGCGGCGTCACGGTGAACAGCGTCTTGCCGGGACCGACAATGTCAGACGGTTTTGCCGAGATGATGAAAGACGAGACGGAGAAAACCGGGAAATCACTGGAAACGCTGGCGAAAGAGTTCGTGATGGCCCATCGCCCAAGCTCGGTTATCCAGCGCGCCGCCACGGTGGAAGAAGTGGCAAACATGGTGGTTTATGTCTGCTCAACTCAGGCTTCCGCCACCTCCGGCGCGGCGTTGCGCGTCGATGGGGGTGTGGTGGACGATATTATCTAA
- a CDS encoding NlpC/P60 family protein gives MLSQHHPLSASTAKTALEQKETGPLRGRILTQYQKWKGTDYKWGGTSHRGVDCSALMQHLFSDAAHLSLPRTTGEQIHRGVQVAEHRLKAGDLIFFQTGPNRRHVGVYIGNRQFIHASTSQGVTVSTLANDYWHTHFITARRITG, from the coding sequence ATGTTATCGCAACATCACCCGCTTTCTGCGTCTACCGCGAAGACCGCGCTGGAGCAAAAGGAAACCGGCCCGCTTCGTGGACGGATCCTGACGCAATACCAAAAATGGAAAGGGACGGACTACAAATGGGGCGGCACCAGCCATCGTGGCGTGGATTGCTCCGCGCTGATGCAGCATTTATTTAGCGACGCGGCGCATCTTTCGCTGCCGCGTACTACGGGGGAGCAGATCCACCGTGGCGTTCAGGTGGCGGAACACCGCCTCAAAGCCGGGGATCTGATTTTCTTCCAGACCGGGCCAAACCGCCGCCACGTTGGGGTGTATATCGGCAATCGCCAGTTTATCCACGCCTCCACCAGTCAGGGTGTCACTGTCTCCACGCTGGCGAACGATTACTGGCATACGCACTTTATTACCGCTCGCCGGATCACCGGTTGA
- a CDS encoding HAD family hydrolase, with translation MTNMIADEAVAKSRVLSVFDFDGTLTHHDSFIPFLRFAFGKRYFAGRLVRMALPTLHCVRRKLTRDELKEVLIKTFLTGVDEHWMRQQAELFCEKYWSKLMRPAGVLAVAAEVNSGAEVTICSASPALVLQPWADKLGIKLIGTQLEVADGKLTGRITGHNCRCAQKVARLERVYGNLNDYHLRAWGDTRGDHELLAAAQDPHWRHFHPPKARRRSPIKN, from the coding sequence ATGACCAATATGATTGCCGATGAGGCAGTGGCCAAATCCAGAGTGCTGTCCGTTTTTGATTTTGATGGAACGTTGACGCATCACGACAGTTTTATCCCTTTCCTGCGTTTTGCCTTTGGTAAACGTTATTTTGCTGGGCGTTTGGTGCGTATGGCGCTGCCAACGCTTCACTGCGTGCGTCGCAAACTGACGCGCGATGAGCTCAAGGAAGTGCTGATTAAAACGTTCCTGACGGGCGTGGATGAGCACTGGATGCGCCAGCAAGCGGAACTGTTTTGCGAGAAATACTGGAGCAAACTGATGCGTCCGGCGGGGGTTCTGGCGGTTGCGGCTGAAGTGAATTCAGGTGCGGAAGTGACGATCTGTTCAGCGTCGCCCGCGCTGGTTCTTCAGCCGTGGGCCGATAAGCTCGGCATTAAGCTGATTGGCACGCAGTTGGAAGTGGCAGACGGCAAACTGACCGGGCGTATTACCGGGCACAACTGCCGCTGCGCGCAGAAGGTGGCGCGGCTTGAGCGCGTGTATGGCAATTTGAACGATTACCACCTGCGCGCCTGGGGCGACACCCGTGGAGATCATGAGCTGCTAGCCGCGGCACAAGATCCGCACTGGCGGCATTTCCATCCGCCTAAAGCGCGTCGTCGCTCGCCGATTAAAAACTAG
- a CDS encoding TerC/Alx family metal homeostasis membrane protein has protein sequence MASAHLGFPTETVVVFVVMAVGAMFIDLFMHRHDKPISLKSAAMWSIFWVMMAMAFAGFLYVHHGAEVASLFLTGYALEEVLSVDNLFVMMAIFAWFGVPDKYRHRVLYWGILGAIVFRGIFVAIGTSLLSLGPYVEVVFALVVGWTALMMLRRNEESDEVEDYSHHLAYRLVKRFYPVWPKISSNAFLLTQKEVDAELEKPENQDVMVGRVKKAKRYATPLLLCVGVVELSDVMFAFDSVPAIIAVSREPLIIYSAMMFAILGLRTLYFVLEALKQYLVHLEKSVVLLLFFVAFKLGLNATDHFWHHGYSISATASLFVVLGVLALGIIASVMFPGKRAER, from the coding sequence ATGGCTTCTGCTCATCTCGGTTTCCCGACGGAAACCGTCGTTGTCTTTGTTGTGATGGCTGTGGGGGCGATGTTTATCGACCTCTTCATGCACCGTCACGACAAACCTATTTCGTTAAAAAGCGCGGCGATGTGGTCCATTTTTTGGGTCATGATGGCAATGGCGTTTGCGGGATTCCTGTACGTTCACCACGGCGCAGAGGTGGCGAGTTTATTCCTCACCGGTTATGCGCTGGAAGAGGTGCTCTCGGTTGATAACCTGTTCGTGATGATGGCGATTTTCGCCTGGTTCGGGGTGCCGGATAAATATCGTCACCGGGTGCTGTACTGGGGCATTCTGGGGGCGATTGTGTTCCGCGGAATTTTTGTCGCCATCGGCACCAGCCTGTTGAGCCTTGGGCCGTACGTGGAAGTGGTCTTCGCGCTGGTGGTGGGCTGGACGGCGCTGATGATGCTCAGACGCAACGAAGAGAGCGACGAAGTCGAGGATTACTCGCATCATCTGGCCTATCGGTTGGTGAAACGCTTTTATCCTGTCTGGCCGAAGATCAGCAGTAACGCATTTCTTCTGACGCAAAAAGAGGTGGATGCGGAGCTTGAGAAACCCGAAAACCAGGACGTGATGGTTGGGCGCGTGAAGAAAGCGAAACGCTACGCCACACCACTGCTGCTGTGCGTCGGGGTGGTTGAACTGTCTGACGTGATGTTTGCGTTCGACTCCGTACCCGCGATTATCGCCGTTAGCCGTGAACCGCTGATTATTTATAGCGCCATGATGTTCGCGATTCTCGGATTGCGTACGCTCTATTTTGTGCTCGAAGCGCTGAAGCAGTATCTGGTGCATCTGGAGAAATCAGTGGTTCTGCTGCTGTTCTTCGTGGCCTTTAAGTTGGGGCTGAACGCGACGGATCACTTCTGGCATCACGGCTATAGCATTTCCGCCACGGCAAGCCTGTTTGTGGTGTTGGGCGTATTGGCGCTGGGAATTATCGCGAGCGTGATGTTCCCTGGGAAACGCGCCGAAAGGTAA
- a CDS encoding potassium channel family protein — protein sequence MQLISIIILLTLTVVIHSVWMFIVLKFINLNVDAVFRIVFRNVAIVISMLFAHLIEASLFAGFYYFVDAFKDWNTSFYFSLVSYATVGYGDVTLPEHWRLIGGVEGLVGALMVGWSVAVLVAVLQRLRGMSA from the coding sequence ATGCAGCTAATTAGTATCATTATCTTGCTCACCCTGACGGTGGTCATTCACTCCGTGTGGATGTTTATCGTTCTGAAATTCATCAACCTGAACGTCGACGCAGTGTTTCGTATCGTCTTTCGCAACGTCGCGATCGTCATTTCCATGCTGTTTGCGCATCTGATAGAAGCCAGCCTGTTTGCGGGTTTTTACTATTTTGTCGATGCTTTCAAAGACTGGAATACCAGTTTTTACTTCTCGCTGGTGAGCTATGCCACGGTGGGATACGGCGACGTCACGCTACCCGAACACTGGCGTTTGATAGGCGGTGTTGAAGGGCTCGTCGGCGCCTTAATGGTTGGCTGGTCGGTCGCGGTATTGGTTGCGGTATTGCAGAGATTGCGCGGGATGAGTGCCTAA
- a CDS encoding NAD(P)/FAD-dependent oxidoreductase has translation MERFDAVVIGAGAAGMFCAAMAGQAGRRVLLLDNGKRPGRKILMSGGGRCNFTNLYVEPAAYLSQNRHFCKSALARYTQWDFIELVGKHGIAWHEKTLGQLFCDDSAQQIVDMLVAECEKGGVITRLRTEVLNVTRDDDGYTLELNGDTVSADNLVIASGGLSMPGLGATPFGYKIAEQFGLNVLPTRAGLVPFTLHKPLLEQLQTLSGVSVSSTITAEDGTLFRENLLFTHRGLSGPAVLQISSYWQPGEFVTVNLVPDCDLDGFINEQRAEHPNQSLKNTLAMQLPKRLIECLQLLGQIPDVTLKQLNSREQQALVDTLTNWRVQPNGTEGYRTAEVTLGGVDTDELSSRTMEARNVPGLYFIGEVMDVTGWLGGYNFQWAWASAWACAQALKEK, from the coding sequence GTGGAAAGGTTTGATGCCGTTGTAATTGGCGCCGGTGCGGCGGGAATGTTCTGTGCGGCAATGGCCGGACAGGCGGGTCGTCGCGTGCTGCTGCTGGATAATGGCAAGAGGCCTGGACGCAAGATCCTGATGTCCGGCGGGGGGCGCTGCAATTTTACTAACTTATATGTTGAACCCGCCGCGTATTTGAGCCAAAACCGACATTTTTGCAAATCTGCCCTGGCGCGTTATACCCAGTGGGATTTCATTGAACTGGTGGGAAAACACGGCATCGCCTGGCATGAGAAAACGCTGGGACAGCTATTTTGCGACGACTCCGCGCAGCAGATTGTCGATATGCTGGTGGCTGAATGCGAGAAAGGCGGCGTTATCACGCGCCTGCGCACCGAAGTCCTGAACGTGACCCGCGATGACGACGGCTATACCCTCGAACTGAACGGCGACACCGTAAGTGCCGATAATCTGGTGATTGCCAGCGGCGGACTGTCGATGCCTGGATTAGGTGCCACGCCGTTTGGCTACAAAATCGCGGAGCAGTTTGGCCTGAATGTATTGCCAACGCGCGCCGGGCTGGTGCCCTTTACGCTGCACAAGCCGCTGCTGGAACAGCTCCAGACGCTCTCCGGCGTGTCGGTTTCGTCCACCATCACCGCGGAAGACGGGACGCTTTTCCGCGAAAATCTGCTCTTCACCCATCGCGGTCTCTCGGGTCCGGCGGTATTACAAATTTCCAGTTATTGGCAGCCGGGTGAGTTTGTGACGGTGAATTTAGTGCCGGATTGCGATCTGGACGGCTTTATCAACGAGCAACGCGCTGAGCATCCCAATCAAAGTTTGAAAAATACGCTGGCGATGCAACTGCCGAAGCGTTTGATTGAGTGCCTGCAGCTGCTGGGGCAAATTCCGGATGTGACGCTCAAGCAGCTCAACAGCCGCGAGCAGCAAGCGCTGGTCGACACGCTGACGAACTGGCGCGTTCAGCCAAACGGCACCGAAGGGTATCGCACGGCGGAAGTAACGCTCGGCGGTGTCGATACCGATGAACTCTCCTCACGCACCATGGAAGCCCGCAACGTGCCGGGGTTGTACTTTATTGGTGAAGTGATGGATGTGACCGGCTGGCTGGGTGGGTATAACTTCCAGTGGGCGTGGGCGAGCGCATGGGCATGTGCGCAGGCGCTAAAAGAGAAATAA
- the pitA gene encoding inorganic phosphate transporter PitA, producing the protein MLHLFAGLDLHTGLLLLLALAFVLFYEAINGFHDTANAVATVIYTRALRSQVAVVMAAVFNFFGVLLGGLSVAYAIVHMLPTDLLLNMSSAHGLAMVFSMLLAAIIWNLGTWYFGLPASSSHTLIGAIIGIGLTNALMTGTSVVDALNIPKVIGIFGSLIISPIVGLVVAGGLIFILRRYWSGTKKRARIHLTPAEREKKDGKKKPPFWTRIALIISAIGVAFSHGANDGQKGIGLVMLVLIGVAPAGFVVNMNASGYEITRTRDAINNVEVYFQQHPALLKKATGVDQLIPSPEPGAATAPGEFHCHPANAINALERVKVMLGDIESYDKLSVDQRGQLRRIMLCISDVTDKVAKLPEVNADDKRLLKKLKGDMLNTIEYAPIWIIMAVALALGIGTMIGWRRVATTIGEKIGKKGMTYAQGMSAQMTAAVSIGLASYTGMPVSTTHVLSSSVAGTMIVDGGGLQRKTVTNILMAWVFTLPASILLSGGLYWISLKLI; encoded by the coding sequence ATGCTACATTTGTTTGCTGGTCTGGATTTACATACCGGACTTTTATTATTGCTTGCTCTGGCATTTGTCTTGTTCTACGAAGCTATCAATGGCTTCCACGATACGGCGAACGCAGTAGCTACCGTTATCTACACTCGAGCGTTACGATCGCAAGTTGCGGTGGTGATGGCGGCTGTATTTAACTTCTTTGGTGTTCTCCTTGGTGGTCTAAGCGTAGCCTACGCCATCGTTCACATGCTGCCTACAGACCTCCTTCTGAATATGAGTTCAGCCCATGGTCTGGCGATGGTATTTTCAATGCTGCTTGCCGCAATTATCTGGAACCTCGGAACCTGGTATTTCGGTCTGCCTGCATCCAGTTCTCACACGCTGATCGGCGCGATTATCGGTATTGGGTTAACCAACGCCCTGATGACCGGTACGTCAGTCGTTGATGCGCTGAATATCCCGAAAGTTATTGGTATTTTTGGTTCGCTTATCATTTCCCCGATCGTGGGTCTGGTCGTTGCGGGTGGATTGATTTTCATCCTGCGTCGTTACTGGAGCGGAACCAAAAAACGCGCCCGTATTCACCTGACGCCAGCAGAGCGTGAAAAGAAAGACGGCAAGAAAAAGCCGCCATTCTGGACCCGTATCGCACTGATCATTTCAGCCATCGGCGTGGCCTTCTCTCATGGCGCGAACGACGGCCAGAAAGGCATCGGTCTGGTGATGCTGGTACTGATTGGCGTGGCACCAGCAGGTTTCGTGGTTAACATGAACGCGTCCGGCTACGAAATCACCCGTACCCGCGATGCCATCAATAACGTCGAAGTTTACTTCCAGCAGCATCCTGCGCTGTTGAAGAAAGCCACCGGCGTTGACCAACTGATTCCTTCACCTGAACCGGGTGCGGCGACCGCGCCGGGCGAGTTCCATTGCCATCCGGCAAACGCGATCAACGCGCTGGAACGCGTGAAGGTTATGCTGGGTGATATCGAAAGCTACGACAAACTGTCCGTCGATCAACGTGGTCAGCTGCGTCGTATCATGCTCTGCATCTCTGATGTGACCGATAAAGTCGCGAAGTTGCCAGAAGTGAACGCAGACGATAAGCGCCTGCTGAAGAAACTGAAAGGCGATATGCTCAATACTATTGAGTACGCGCCAATCTGGATAATCATGGCGGTCGCGCTGGCGCTGGGTATCGGTACGATGATTGGCTGGCGTCGTGTTGCCACCACTATCGGTGAGAAGATCGGTAAGAAAGGCATGACGTATGCGCAAGGTATGTCTGCGCAGATGACAGCTGCCGTGTCTATCGGTCTGGCGAGTTACACCGGTATGCCGGTCTCCACCACGCACGTTCTGTCTTCGTCCGTTGCGGGTACGATGATTGTTGACGGCGGCGGTCTGCAACGCAAAACCGTGACCAATATTCTGATGGCCTGGGTGTTTACCCTTCCGGCGTCAATTCTGCTGTCAGGCGGTCTGTACTGGATCTCCCTGAAGCTGATTTAA
- the uspB gene encoding universal stress protein UspB, giving the protein MISTVALFWALCVVCIVNMARYFSSLRALLVVLRGCDPLLYQYVDGGGFFTSHGQPSKQMRLVWYIYAQRYRDHHDDEFIRRCERLRCQFILTSALCGLVVVSMVALLIWH; this is encoded by the coding sequence ATGATTAGCACCGTCGCATTGTTTTGGGCGTTATGTGTGGTTTGCATAGTGAATATGGCGCGTTATTTCTCATCGTTACGCGCGCTATTAGTGGTACTTCGTGGTTGCGATCCGTTGCTTTATCAGTATGTGGATGGTGGAGGCTTCTTCACGTCGCATGGACAGCCCAGCAAACAGATGCGTCTGGTGTGGTACATCTACGCCCAACGCTATCGCGATCATCATGACGACGAATTTATCCGTCGTTGCGAGCGTTTACGTTGTCAGTTCATTTTGACCAGCGCCCTGTGTGGGCTGGTTGTGGTGAGCATGGTGGCGCTCCTGATCTGGCATTGA
- the uspA gene encoding universal stress protein UspA, whose protein sequence is MAYKHILIAVDLSPESKVLVDKAVSMARPYNAKVSLIHVDVNYSDLYTGLIDVNLGDMQKRISEETHHALTELSTNAGYPITETLSGSGDLGQVLVDAIKKYDMDLVVCGHHQDFWSKLMSSARQLINTVHVDMLIVPLRDEEEE, encoded by the coding sequence ATGGCTTACAAACACATTCTTATCGCGGTAGACCTCTCTCCTGAGAGTAAAGTGCTGGTTGATAAAGCGGTATCCATGGCACGTCCCTATAACGCGAAAGTTTCTTTGATTCACGTTGATGTGAATTACTCCGATCTCTACACCGGCCTCATCGACGTCAATCTCGGCGACATGCAGAAGCGCATTTCTGAAGAAACTCACCACGCGCTAACTGAATTATCCACAAACGCAGGATACCCAATTACCGAAACCTTGAGCGGTAGCGGCGATCTCGGCCAGGTGCTGGTTGATGCGATTAAGAAATACGATATGGATTTGGTGGTTTGCGGTCATCACCAGGATTTCTGGAGCAAACTGATGTCTTCAGCGCGTCAGCTGATCAACACCGTTCACGTTGATATGCTGATTGTTCCACTGCGTGACGAAGAAGAAGAGTAA
- the rsmJ gene encoding 16S rRNA (guanine(1516)-N(2))-methyltransferase RsmJ: MKICLVDETGAGDGALSVLAARWGLEHDEQNLMALVMTPEHLELRKRDEPKLGGIFVDFADGAMAHRRKFGGGRGEAVAKAVGVKGSYLPDVVDATAGLGRDAFVLASVGCRVRMLERNPVVAALLDDGLARGYADPEIGAWLQERLQLIHASSLTALTDITPRPQVVYLDPMFPHKQKSALVKKEMRVFQSLVGPDLDADGLLEPARLLATKRVVVKRPDYAPPLADVATTNAVTTKGHRFDIYSGTAEVSAV, encoded by the coding sequence GTGAAAATCTGCTTAGTAGATGAAACAGGCGCCGGAGACGGCGCCTTATCTGTTCTTGCGGCCCGCTGGGGGCTTGAACACGATGAACAAAATTTGATGGCGCTGGTGATGACGCCGGAACATCTCGAACTGCGTAAGCGTGATGAGCCCAAACTCGGCGGCATCTTTGTTGATTTCGCTGACGGCGCGATGGCGCATCGGCGTAAGTTTGGCGGCGGTCGCGGTGAAGCGGTAGCGAAAGCGGTGGGTGTCAAAGGGAGTTATCTGCCCGACGTGGTGGATGCCACGGCAGGGCTGGGGCGCGATGCATTTGTGCTGGCCTCTGTTGGCTGTCGCGTTCGAATGCTGGAACGCAATCCTGTGGTGGCGGCGCTGCTCGACGATGGTCTGGCGCGCGGCTATGCCGATCCAGAGATTGGTGCGTGGTTACAGGAACGTTTACAGTTGATTCACGCGTCGAGCCTGACGGCACTGACGGATATCACGCCGCGCCCGCAGGTGGTGTATCTCGATCCGATGTTCCCGCACAAGCAGAAAAGCGCGCTGGTCAAAAAAGAGATGCGCGTGTTTCAGTCGCTGGTGGGACCGGATTTAGATGCGGATGGCTTGCTGGAACCTGCGCGATTGCTGGCCACAAAACGAGTGGTGGTGAAGCGCCCTGATTACGCGCCGCCGCTGGCGGATGTGGCGACGACGAATGCGGTGACGACCAAAGGGCACCGGTTTGATATCTATTCGGGAACGGCTGAGGTGAGTGCGGTTTGA